GCGTCGCGGTACTCGCGCACGCCGCTGGCGGCCGGCGCCTGCGCCAGCACTGGCGCGAGCTGGGGACCGATCGGCGCATCGAGGGCGACGAAATCGGGCCGCGGGACCTCGATCGTGCGCACCACCAGGGCGTCGGGGCGGCGCGCCGAGAGGGTGCGGACGACGGCGTGGATGCCCGCCGGCACGAGGTAGTCGTCGTCGCCCGACAGCCAGGTGTACTCGGCGTCGCTCATCGCCATCGCCGACATGACGCTGTGCCCGAAGGGCACCGTCCGCGGATGGCGCTGGTGGCGGAAGCCGGCGTAGCGGCGCGCCCAGGCGGCGCACACGTCGGGCGTGTCGTCGCCCGACCCATTGTCGCTGACGCACACGGGAATGCCGAGGGCGTCGCACACCGGCACCATCTCGTGCAGCACCGCGTCCAGCATGCGGGCGCGGCTCAACGAGGGGATCGCGATGGCGAGTTGGGGCCG
The genomic region above belongs to bacterium and contains:
- a CDS encoding glycosyltransferase, translating into MARPQLAIAIPSLSRARMLDAVLHEMVPVCDALGIPVCVSDNGSGDDTPDVCAAWARRYAGFRHQRHPRTVPFGHSVMSAMAMSDAEYTWLSGDDDYLVPAGIHAVVRTLSARRPDALVVRTIEVPRPDFVALDAPIGPQLAPVLAQAPAASGVREYRDAGEFFAARHIILPAPTVIYPTDRTLATDYARYLDTHHAHIGALFDALAAEQARTGGVAVVELSELCSVSLTTHHAQGKDQWSELFRFLAVEGFPRWFSLLPPLYAPHIPIAEAHHRHIFRAVLDPDGDRPARGSGS